A single Amphiprion ocellaris isolate individual 3 ecotype Okinawa chromosome 1, ASM2253959v1, whole genome shotgun sequence DNA region contains:
- the csnk2a2a gene encoding casein kinase 2, alpha prime polypeptide a isoform X4, protein MPGSTPASSKARVYTDVNTQKNREYWDYDAHVPNWSNQDNYQLVRKLGRGKYSEVFEAINVTNNEKVVVKILKPVKKKKIKREIKILENLRGGTNIIRLVDTVKDPVSRTPALVFECINNTDFKELYQKLTDYDIRFYMYELLKALDYCHSMGIMHRDVKPHNVMIDHQLRKLRLIDWGLAEFYHPAQEYNVRVASRYFKGPELLVDYQMYDYSLDMWSLGCMLASMIFLKEPFFHGQDNYDQLVRIAKVLGTDELFGYLHKYHIELDTRFKDLLGQQTRKRWEQFIQSENQHLVSPEALDLLDKLLRYDHQQRLTAAEAMQHPYFYPVVKENANTDGTKAISSSNAT, encoded by the exons ATGCCCGGATCCACGCCGGCCAGCAGCAAGGCTCGGGTGTACACCGACGTCAACACACAGAAGAACAGAGAGTACTGGGACTATGATGCACATGTGCCAAACTGGAG CAATCAAGACAACTACCAGCTGGTGCGTAAACTGGGCAGAGGGAAGTACAGTGAAGTGTTTGAGGCCATAAATGTGACCAACAATGAGAAAGTGGTGGTGAAAATCCTCAAG CCcgtcaagaagaagaagatcaaaCGGGAAATCAAAATTCTCGAAAACCTGCGAGGAGGAACCAACATCATCCGCCTGGTGGACACGGTCAAAGACCCGGTG TCCAGAACACCAGCGCTTGTCTTTGAGTGCATCAATAACACAGATTTTAAG GAGCTTTACCAGAAGCTGACAGACTATGATATTCGTTTCTACATGTATGAGCTTCTTAAG gCTCTGGACTACTGTCACAGTATGGGGATCATGCACAGGGACGTGAAGCCCCACAACGTGATGATCGACCACCAGTTGAGGAAG CTGCGTCTCATAGATTGGGGTTTGGCTGAATTCTACCATCCCGCTCAGGAATACAACGTCAGGGTGGCCTCTCGCTATTTCAAAGGCCCCGAGCTGCTAGTGGACTATCAG aTGTATGACTATAGTTTGGACATGTGGAGTCTGGGCTGCATGTTGGCCAGCATGATCTTTCTGAAGGAGCCATTTTTTCATGGCCAGGACAACTACGACCAG TTGGTGCGTATTGCTAAGGTCCTCGGCACCGATGAGCTCTTTGGTTACCTGCACAAATACCACATAGAACTGGACACTCGCTTCAAAGACCTGCTGGGACA gCAAACACGGAAGCGCTGGGAGCAGTTCATCCAGTCAGAGAACCAGCACCTGGTGAGTCCGGAGGCTCTGGACCTGCTGGACAAGCTGCTGCGCTACGACCACCAGCAGAGACTGACGGCCGCCGAGGCCATGCAGCACCCATACTTCT ATCCTGTGGTGAAGGAAAACGCCAATACAGACGGCACAAAGGCAATAAGCAGCTCCAATGCAACATGA
- the csnk2a2a gene encoding casein kinase 2, alpha prime polypeptide a isoform X2 codes for MSLRLRSMTASALAGLHPFLPNFLLRGLAQSVIVALSFCTAAASDRADVCHQRAQPAKADAKHSKGILEPQSLQSRCATFQYRANKYSARGEGPRHGASKLAMPGSTPASSKARVYTDVNTQKNREYWDYDAHVPNWSNQDNYQLVRKLGRGKYSEVFEAINVTNNEKVVVKILKPVKKKKIKREIKILENLRGGTNIIRLVDTVKDPVSRTPALVFECINNTDFKELYQKLTDYDIRFYMYELLKALDYCHSMGIMHRDVKPHNVMIDHQLRKLRLIDWGLAEFYHPAQEYNVRVASRYFKGPELLVDYQMYDYSLDMWSLGCMLASMIFLKEPFFHGQDNYDQLVRIAKVLGTDELFGYLHKYHIELDTRFKDLLGQQTRKRWEQFIQSENQHLVSPEALDLLDKLLRYDHQQRLTAAEAMQHPYFYPVVKENANTDGTKAISSSNAT; via the exons ATGAGCCTGAGGCTGAGGTCAATGACGGCGTCTGCT CTGGCGGGTCTTCATCCCTTCCTGCCCAACTTCTTGCTCAGGGGCCTCGCTCAGTCAGTCATCGTAGCTCTGTCGTTCTGCACGGCGGCGGCATCGGACCGAGCTGACGTCTGCCATCAGAGGGCACAGCCAGCGAAAGCCGATGCTAAGCACAGCAAGGGGATCTTAGAGCCGCAAAGTCTGCAGAGTCGGTGCGCCACCTTCCAGTATCGAGCCAACAAGTATTCAGCGAGAGGTGAAGGCCCTCGACACGGAGCCTCAAAGCTAGCGATGCCCGGATCCACGCCGGCCAGCAGCAAGGCTCGGGTGTACACCGACGTCAACACACAGAAGAACAGAGAGTACTGGGACTATGATGCACATGTGCCAAACTGGAG CAATCAAGACAACTACCAGCTGGTGCGTAAACTGGGCAGAGGGAAGTACAGTGAAGTGTTTGAGGCCATAAATGTGACCAACAATGAGAAAGTGGTGGTGAAAATCCTCAAG CCcgtcaagaagaagaagatcaaaCGGGAAATCAAAATTCTCGAAAACCTGCGAGGAGGAACCAACATCATCCGCCTGGTGGACACGGTCAAAGACCCGGTG TCCAGAACACCAGCGCTTGTCTTTGAGTGCATCAATAACACAGATTTTAAG GAGCTTTACCAGAAGCTGACAGACTATGATATTCGTTTCTACATGTATGAGCTTCTTAAG gCTCTGGACTACTGTCACAGTATGGGGATCATGCACAGGGACGTGAAGCCCCACAACGTGATGATCGACCACCAGTTGAGGAAG CTGCGTCTCATAGATTGGGGTTTGGCTGAATTCTACCATCCCGCTCAGGAATACAACGTCAGGGTGGCCTCTCGCTATTTCAAAGGCCCCGAGCTGCTAGTGGACTATCAG aTGTATGACTATAGTTTGGACATGTGGAGTCTGGGCTGCATGTTGGCCAGCATGATCTTTCTGAAGGAGCCATTTTTTCATGGCCAGGACAACTACGACCAG TTGGTGCGTATTGCTAAGGTCCTCGGCACCGATGAGCTCTTTGGTTACCTGCACAAATACCACATAGAACTGGACACTCGCTTCAAAGACCTGCTGGGACA gCAAACACGGAAGCGCTGGGAGCAGTTCATCCAGTCAGAGAACCAGCACCTGGTGAGTCCGGAGGCTCTGGACCTGCTGGACAAGCTGCTGCGCTACGACCACCAGCAGAGACTGACGGCCGCCGAGGCCATGCAGCACCCATACTTCT ATCCTGTGGTGAAGGAAAACGCCAATACAGACGGCACAAAGGCAATAAGCAGCTCCAATGCAACATGA
- the csnk2a2a gene encoding casein kinase 2, alpha prime polypeptide a isoform X3 — MNRCKTTEKRHKMQKLAGLHPFLPNFLLRGLAQSVIVALSFCTAAASDRADVCHQRAQPAKADAKHSKGILEPQSLQSRCATFQYRANKYSARGEGPRHGASKLAMPGSTPASSKARVYTDVNTQKNREYWDYDAHVPNWSNQDNYQLVRKLGRGKYSEVFEAINVTNNEKVVVKILKPVKKKKIKREIKILENLRGGTNIIRLVDTVKDPVELYQKLTDYDIRFYMYELLKALDYCHSMGIMHRDVKPHNVMIDHQLRKLRLIDWGLAEFYHPAQEYNVRVASRYFKGPELLVDYQMYDYSLDMWSLGCMLASMIFLKEPFFHGQDNYDQLVRIAKVLGTDELFGYLHKYHIELDTRFKDLLGQQTRKRWEQFIQSENQHLVSPEALDLLDKLLRYDHQQRLTAAEAMQHPYFYPVVKENANTDGTKAISSSNAT; from the exons CTGGCGGGTCTTCATCCCTTCCTGCCCAACTTCTTGCTCAGGGGCCTCGCTCAGTCAGTCATCGTAGCTCTGTCGTTCTGCACGGCGGCGGCATCGGACCGAGCTGACGTCTGCCATCAGAGGGCACAGCCAGCGAAAGCCGATGCTAAGCACAGCAAGGGGATCTTAGAGCCGCAAAGTCTGCAGAGTCGGTGCGCCACCTTCCAGTATCGAGCCAACAAGTATTCAGCGAGAGGTGAAGGCCCTCGACACGGAGCCTCAAAGCTAGCGATGCCCGGATCCACGCCGGCCAGCAGCAAGGCTCGGGTGTACACCGACGTCAACACACAGAAGAACAGAGAGTACTGGGACTATGATGCACATGTGCCAAACTGGAG CAATCAAGACAACTACCAGCTGGTGCGTAAACTGGGCAGAGGGAAGTACAGTGAAGTGTTTGAGGCCATAAATGTGACCAACAATGAGAAAGTGGTGGTGAAAATCCTCAAG CCcgtcaagaagaagaagatcaaaCGGGAAATCAAAATTCTCGAAAACCTGCGAGGAGGAACCAACATCATCCGCCTGGTGGACACGGTCAAAGACCCGGTG GAGCTTTACCAGAAGCTGACAGACTATGATATTCGTTTCTACATGTATGAGCTTCTTAAG gCTCTGGACTACTGTCACAGTATGGGGATCATGCACAGGGACGTGAAGCCCCACAACGTGATGATCGACCACCAGTTGAGGAAG CTGCGTCTCATAGATTGGGGTTTGGCTGAATTCTACCATCCCGCTCAGGAATACAACGTCAGGGTGGCCTCTCGCTATTTCAAAGGCCCCGAGCTGCTAGTGGACTATCAG aTGTATGACTATAGTTTGGACATGTGGAGTCTGGGCTGCATGTTGGCCAGCATGATCTTTCTGAAGGAGCCATTTTTTCATGGCCAGGACAACTACGACCAG TTGGTGCGTATTGCTAAGGTCCTCGGCACCGATGAGCTCTTTGGTTACCTGCACAAATACCACATAGAACTGGACACTCGCTTCAAAGACCTGCTGGGACA gCAAACACGGAAGCGCTGGGAGCAGTTCATCCAGTCAGAGAACCAGCACCTGGTGAGTCCGGAGGCTCTGGACCTGCTGGACAAGCTGCTGCGCTACGACCACCAGCAGAGACTGACGGCCGCCGAGGCCATGCAGCACCCATACTTCT ATCCTGTGGTGAAGGAAAACGCCAATACAGACGGCACAAAGGCAATAAGCAGCTCCAATGCAACATGA
- the csnk2a2a gene encoding casein kinase 2, alpha prime polypeptide a isoform X1, with product MNRCKTTEKRHKMQKLAGLHPFLPNFLLRGLAQSVIVALSFCTAAASDRADVCHQRAQPAKADAKHSKGILEPQSLQSRCATFQYRANKYSARGEGPRHGASKLAMPGSTPASSKARVYTDVNTQKNREYWDYDAHVPNWSNQDNYQLVRKLGRGKYSEVFEAINVTNNEKVVVKILKPVKKKKIKREIKILENLRGGTNIIRLVDTVKDPVSRTPALVFECINNTDFKELYQKLTDYDIRFYMYELLKALDYCHSMGIMHRDVKPHNVMIDHQLRKLRLIDWGLAEFYHPAQEYNVRVASRYFKGPELLVDYQMYDYSLDMWSLGCMLASMIFLKEPFFHGQDNYDQLVRIAKVLGTDELFGYLHKYHIELDTRFKDLLGQQTRKRWEQFIQSENQHLVSPEALDLLDKLLRYDHQQRLTAAEAMQHPYFYPVVKENANTDGTKAISSSNAT from the exons CTGGCGGGTCTTCATCCCTTCCTGCCCAACTTCTTGCTCAGGGGCCTCGCTCAGTCAGTCATCGTAGCTCTGTCGTTCTGCACGGCGGCGGCATCGGACCGAGCTGACGTCTGCCATCAGAGGGCACAGCCAGCGAAAGCCGATGCTAAGCACAGCAAGGGGATCTTAGAGCCGCAAAGTCTGCAGAGTCGGTGCGCCACCTTCCAGTATCGAGCCAACAAGTATTCAGCGAGAGGTGAAGGCCCTCGACACGGAGCCTCAAAGCTAGCGATGCCCGGATCCACGCCGGCCAGCAGCAAGGCTCGGGTGTACACCGACGTCAACACACAGAAGAACAGAGAGTACTGGGACTATGATGCACATGTGCCAAACTGGAG CAATCAAGACAACTACCAGCTGGTGCGTAAACTGGGCAGAGGGAAGTACAGTGAAGTGTTTGAGGCCATAAATGTGACCAACAATGAGAAAGTGGTGGTGAAAATCCTCAAG CCcgtcaagaagaagaagatcaaaCGGGAAATCAAAATTCTCGAAAACCTGCGAGGAGGAACCAACATCATCCGCCTGGTGGACACGGTCAAAGACCCGGTG TCCAGAACACCAGCGCTTGTCTTTGAGTGCATCAATAACACAGATTTTAAG GAGCTTTACCAGAAGCTGACAGACTATGATATTCGTTTCTACATGTATGAGCTTCTTAAG gCTCTGGACTACTGTCACAGTATGGGGATCATGCACAGGGACGTGAAGCCCCACAACGTGATGATCGACCACCAGTTGAGGAAG CTGCGTCTCATAGATTGGGGTTTGGCTGAATTCTACCATCCCGCTCAGGAATACAACGTCAGGGTGGCCTCTCGCTATTTCAAAGGCCCCGAGCTGCTAGTGGACTATCAG aTGTATGACTATAGTTTGGACATGTGGAGTCTGGGCTGCATGTTGGCCAGCATGATCTTTCTGAAGGAGCCATTTTTTCATGGCCAGGACAACTACGACCAG TTGGTGCGTATTGCTAAGGTCCTCGGCACCGATGAGCTCTTTGGTTACCTGCACAAATACCACATAGAACTGGACACTCGCTTCAAAGACCTGCTGGGACA gCAAACACGGAAGCGCTGGGAGCAGTTCATCCAGTCAGAGAACCAGCACCTGGTGAGTCCGGAGGCTCTGGACCTGCTGGACAAGCTGCTGCGCTACGACCACCAGCAGAGACTGACGGCCGCCGAGGCCATGCAGCACCCATACTTCT ATCCTGTGGTGAAGGAAAACGCCAATACAGACGGCACAAAGGCAATAAGCAGCTCCAATGCAACATGA